Proteins from one Cicer arietinum cultivar CDC Frontier isolate Library 1 chromosome 3, Cicar.CDCFrontier_v2.0, whole genome shotgun sequence genomic window:
- the LOC101499150 gene encoding NDR1/HIN1-like protein 12 — MEENQSSQNQKQIHHLPPDKLQMNKASASSSSPYGTSSSKRAFCTFITIFLLLVGITLLVLWLVYRPHKPHFTVVGAAIYGFNTTSPPLLSATLQFNVLIKNPNKRVSVYYDRFSAFVSYKNQAITPQVMLPPLFLEKHSQVSLSPVIGGTAVPVSVEVSNGLMVDEAYGVVGMKLVFLGRLRWKAGAIKTAHYGFYGKCDVLIGLKKGFVGQVPLLGTPPCDFDI, encoded by the coding sequence ATGGAAGAAAACCAAAGCtctcaaaatcaaaaacaaattcACCATCTCCCACCTGATAAACTACAAATGAACAAAGCCAGtgcttcatcttcttctccCTACGGCACAAGTTCTTCAAAACGTGCATTCTGCACATTCATCACCATCTTTCTCTTACTAGTTGGCATCACTCTATTAGTCCTCTGGCTTGTCTACCGTCCACACAAACCCCACTTCACGGTTGTCGGCGCCGCCATCTACGGCTTCAACACAACCTCCCCACCGCTCCTTTCAGCCACGTTGCAGTTCAACGTGCTCATAAAAAACCCAAACAAACGTGTCTCTGTTTACTATGACAGATTCTCTGCTTTCGTGTCTTACAAAAACCAAGCCATAACACCGCAGGTTATGCTGCCACCGTTGTTTCTTGAGAAGCATAGTCAGGTATCGTTGTCACCGGTGATCGGAGGTACGGCGGTTCCGGTGTCGGTGGAAGTTTCGAATGGGTTGATGGTGGATGAGGCTTATGGGGTGGTGGGTATGAAACTGGTTTTTCTTGGAAGGTTGAGATGGAAAGCTGGTGCTATAAAAACAGCACATTATGGTTTCTATGGTAAGTGCGATGTATTGATTGGTTTGAAGAAAGGTTTTGTTGGTCAGGTTCCTCTGCTTGGTACTCCACCCTGCGACTTCGACATTTGA
- the LOC101499472 gene encoding protein CURVATURE THYLAKOID 1B, chloroplastic-like, whose product MSSSTSSSTFSISSSSTLIDGKHPCRQSPALSPQCVSLPTLPPPPVHSHTRPWKTTAFCRKIGRNVMSMASSATTEAEAETGITAVEEVATSDLSDSAPELIKTIQQAWDKVEDKYAVSAVAVAGGVALWGSAGLISAIDRLPLVPGVLEVVGIGYTGWFAYKNLLFKPEREALIRKIKETYKEITGSS is encoded by the exons ATGTCTTCCTCAACCTCATCTTCCACTTTCTCTATATCCTCTTCATCCACACTTATTGATGGCAAGCATCCCTGCAGACAATCACCAGCTTTATCTCCACAATGTGTTAGCCTTCCAACTCTTCCACCTCCACCTGTTCACTCTCACACTCGTCCATGGAAGACCACTGCTTTCT GTCGCAAGATTGGTCGGAATGTTATGTCAATGGCTTCAAGTGCGACAACAGAGGCAGAGGCAGAGACAGGCATAACAGCAGTTGAAGAGGTTGCCACAAGTGACCTCAGTGATTCTGCACCAGAATTAATAAAGACAATTCAACAAGCT TGGGACAAAGTTGAAGACAAATATGCAGTGAGTGCAGTAGCTGTAGCTGGTGGTGTTGCATTATGGGGGTCAGCAGGGTTGATCTCA GCAATTGATAGGCTTCCTTTAGTTCCAGGGGTTCTTGAAGTAGTAGGCATTGGCTACACTGGG TGGTTTGCATACAAGAACCTACTTTTCAAGCCAGAGAG GGAAGCTTTGATacgaaaaataaaagaaacgtATAAAGAGATTACTGGGAGCAGCTAA
- the LOC101500319 gene encoding anthranilate N-methyltransferase-like, with the protein MAPSTESDKQHTNGKDKHLKEGEKEEDAFEFSMQIAGSIVVPLALRSAIDLGIFDILSKAGEGAELSTQDISLQIGTNNPQAPTMLDRLLRLLASHSILNCSVPQHPQNPQRLYSLSHRSKYFVSDADGVSLGPTMALLLDNVFYQSWSELKGAIMEGGIPFNRVYGMNAFEYPRVDPRFNEVFNKAMVNSTTINMKGILNCYKGFDHVTKLVDVGGGLGINLKLITSKYSHIQGINFDLPHVVEHAPLYPGVDHVGGDMFESVPSGDAIFMKWILHDWSDEHCLKVLKNCYKAIPEDGKVIVVDSILPITAETTTSAKSAFMSDLLMMTQNPGGKERTEQEFMELAKGSGFSGIKFVCCVSGLWVMEFYK; encoded by the exons ATGGCTCCTTCAACAGAATCTGATAAACAACATACCAACGGAAAAGACAAGCACCTTAAAGaaggagaaaaagaagaagatgcGTTCGAATTTAGCATGCAAATAGCAGGTTCAATTGTTGTACCATTAGCTTTGCGTTCAGCAATTGATCTTGGCATATTTGATATTCTAAGCAAAGCTGGTGAAGGTGCCGAGCTATCTACACAAGACATTTCCCTTCAAATTGGAACCAACAACCCACAAGCACCAACAATGTTGGATCGTCTTCTTAGGTTGTTGGCAAGTCACTCTATTCTAAACTGCTCTGTTCCTCAACATCCACAAAACCCTCAAAGACTCTACAGCCTCTCCCATCGATCCAAATATTTTGTCTCCGATGCTGATGGCGTCTCTCTGGGACCCACCATGGCATTACTTCTCGACAATGTCTTCTACCAAAGCTG GTCGGAACTGAAAGGAGCGATAATGGAAGGTGGCATACCGTTCAATAGAGTATATGGAATGAATGCTTTTGAGTACCCACGTGTGGATCCAAGGTTCAATGAGGTTTTCAACAAAGCTATGGTTAACTCAACAACTATAAATATGAAAGGGATTCTTAATTGCTACAAAGGTTTCGACCACGTCACTAAGCTGGTTGACGTTGGTGGTGGTCTTGGAATTAACCTCAAATTGATCACATCAAAATATTCTCATATTCAAGGAATTAACTTTGACTTGCCTCATGTTGTAGAACACGCACCTCTCTACCCAG GTGTGGACCACGTGGGAGGAGATATGTTTGAGAGTGTTCCTTCAGGGGATGCCATTTTTATGAAG TGGATACTTCATGATTGGAGTGATGAACATTGCTTGAAAGTGTTGAAAAATTGCTACAAAGCTATTCCTGAGGATGGAAAGGTTATTGTGGTGGATTCAATCCTTCCTATTACGGCTGAAACAACAACGAGTGCAAAATCTGCTTTCATGTCTGATCTTTTAATGATGACTCAAAATCCAGGAGGAAAAGAAAGAACTGAGCAAGAATTCATGGAATTGGCAAAAGGGTCTGGATTTAGTGGCATCAAATTTGTATGTTGTGTCTCTGGACTATGGGTTATGGAGTTTTATAAATAG
- the LOC101499972 gene encoding cathecol O-methyltransferase 1-like gives MNDEGSRSVVMGGIDDESKNLELEDEEDSFSHAVQLSNSIVLSMALQSATELGVFDVLRKAGTTAQLSAQDIASLISCNNNNPEQSPQMLDRILFLLSSHSLLKCSLLQDQHILGSYHRLYTITPVAKFFASNSDGVSLAPLLALHHHQIFLDSWSQLKDSIREGGIPFNRVHGTHAFDYPSLDSRFNHVFNTAMINYTTIVMNKLLQCYKGFDEVKSLLDVGGGLGITINMITSKYPHIQGINFDLPRVIEHAPSYPGVEHVGGDMFETVPKADAIFMKWILHDWSDEKCLKLLKNCYNAIPDDGKVIILETVLSIIPENNAAWKFASQSDVLMMTQNPGGKERTEQEFMDLATGAGFCGIRYECYVRTFWVMEFFK, from the exons ATGAATGATGAAGGCAGCAGATCCGTAGTGATGGGAGGCATTGATGATGAATCGAAGAATTTGGaattagaagatgaagaagatagCTTCTCACATGCTGTACAGCTGAGCAACTCTATTGTTCTTTCAATGGCACTTCAATCAGCAACTGAACTCGGTGTATTTGATGTCTTGCGTAAAGCCGGTACTACTGCTCAACTCTCCGCCCAAGATATTGCTTCCCTTATTTCATGCAACAATAATAATCCTGAACAATCCCCTCAAATGTTAGATCgaattctttttcttctttcttcccACTCTCTCCTCAAATGTTCTCTCCTTCAAGATCAACATATTCTTGGATCCTATCACCGACTATACACCATCACTCCTGTTGCCAAATTCTTTGCTTCTAATTCCGATGGCGTTTCATTAGCTCCCTTGTTGGCATTGCATCATCATCAAATCTTCTTAGATAGCTG GTCTCAGCTTAAAGATTCTATTCGGGAAGGGGGTATTCCTTTCAACAGGGTTCATGGCACACACGCCTTTGATTATCCCAGCCTCGACTCCAGGTTCAATCATGTTTTCAATACTGCCATGATCAATTACACCACTATTGTTATGAACAAGCTCCTTCAATGTTACAAAGGTTTTGATGAGGTTAAAAGCCTTCTTGATGTTGGTGGCGGTCTTGGGATCACCATTAACATGATCACCTCTAAATACCCTCATATACAGGGTATCAATTTCGACTTACCTCGTGTTATAGAACATGCTCCTTCCTATCCTG GAGTGGAACACGTTGGTGGAGATATGTTTGAAACTGTGCCTAAAGCAGATGCCATCTTTATGAAG TGGATACTTCATGATTGGAGTGATGAGAAGTGCTTAAAGCTTTTGAAGAATTGCTATAATGCTATTCCTGATGATGGAAAGGTGATTATTTTGGAGACAGTTCTTTCTATTATACCTGAGAATAATGCTGCTTGGAAGTTTGCATCACAATCAGATGTTCTGATGATGACTCAAAATCCAGGAGGGAAAGA GCGAACTGAGCAAGAATTTATGGATTTGGCAACTGGAGCTGGATTTTGCGGTATTAGATATGAATGCTATGTTCGTACTTTTTGGGTTATGGAGTTCTTCAAGTAG
- the PRR59C gene encoding two-component response regulator-like APRR9 yields MGEVAETEMLNNHVSLQEDLVSSETFLPPVMLRVLLVEADDSTRQIISALLRKCGYKVAAVRDGLKAWETLKNKSVNIDLVLTEVDLPSISGFSLLTSIMEHASCKNIPVIMMSSHDSVSTAFKCMLNGAVDFLIKPVRRNELRNLWQHVWRRHTISRPSQNITSPQTKLDVAPESNAPSNNSSGSVASTQKNNECSEKTSETQDMSQLKSSLSLSNTDKVKQESSIKFERESAEYNNETGEKSTTLVSKVARYDKISTGLRLGQCYDHSETENQDQDEVLRTELSKADPHINRKIHRCNDELVEHCTGAIDLIATIENLPKSSYANCSFNGGNTAKFDFDSQLELSLQRDFRGSSPQPTTEERHILNHSNASAFSWYGSSKLLHPLFPSNNFHESHKLSQDTNTTQSGQVDAKLPNSLLEFFPATGSTFDNKSIGHGNVFHSMFYIESPKSVCQKESSSFPTSISSQSNPKNQNSERSDDATYSTCDQNVNDQSTVDCAMHNSPASGQSSGTSFYHDAVNHNASGVCEGTGSGSDGNAPSVVGNNNFESSMNNDHYDGLRGTNSHRTSQREAALTKFRLKRKDRCYEKKVRYESRKRLADNRPRVKGQFVRQVHSEHPAADAGGY; encoded by the exons ATGGGTGAGGTAGCAGAGACTGAGATGCTGAACAACCATGTCTCTCTCCAGGAGGACTTGGTTAGCTCGGAGACCTTCCTTCCTCCGGTCATGCTTAGGGTGTTGCTCGTTGAAGCTGATGACTCTACTCGCCAGATTATTTCTGCTCTTCTCCGCAAATGCGGTTACAAAG TTGCTGCAGTTCGTGACGGCTTAAAGGCATGGGAGACATTGAAGAACAAATCAGTGAATATAGATCTTGTATTAACGGAAGTGGATTTGCCATCAATATCCGGTTTTTCACTACTTACTTCAATCATGGAGCATGCCAGTTGCAAAAACATTCCTGTCATAA TGATGTCTTCTCACGATTCAGTTAGTACTGCGTTCAAGTGCATGCTAAACGGGGCTGTTGATTTTCTCATTAAACCTGTTCGGAGGAATGAGCTTAGGAACTTGTGGCAGCATGTGTGGAGAAGGCATACT ATTAGCAGGCCTTCTCAAAATATAACATCTCCACAGACTAAACTTGACGTTGCTCCAGAAAGCAATGCTCCAAGCAATAATTCTAGTGGTTCTGTGGCTTCCAcgcaaaaaaataatgaatgcaGCGAAAAAACTAGTGAGACTCAA GATATGTCCCAGCTAAAGAGTTCTTTAAGTTTGAGCAATACCGACAAGGTGAAGCAGGAAAGTTCTATCAAATTTGAAAGGGAGTCTGCTGAGTATAACAATGAAACTGGAG AGAAATCAACTACATTAGTATCTAAAGTGGCAAGGTACGACAAAATTTCAACAGGTTTAAGGCTAGGTCAATGCTATGATCATAGTGAAACAGAAAACCAAGATCAAGATGAAGTGTTAAGAACAGAGTTAAGCAAAGCCGATCCTCATATCAATAGAAAGATTCATCGATGCAATGATGAACTAGTAGAACATTGCACTGGAGCTATTGACTTGATTGCTACTATTGAGAATCTTCCAAAGAGCAGTTATGCAAATTGTAGTTTCAATGGTGGTAACACAGCCAAGTTTGATTTTGATTCACAATTGGAACTTTCTTTACAAAGAGATTTTCGTGGCAGCTCACCCCAACCTACTACTGAGGAAAGACATATATTGAATCATTCAAATGCTTCTGCGTTTTCTTG GTATGGCAGCAGTAAGTTGTTGCACCCTCTATTtccatcaaataattttcatgaatCACATAAATTATCCCAAGATACAAATACTACTCAGTCTGGACAAGTCGATGCAAAATTGCCAAACAGTCTACTTGAATTCTTTCCAGCCACCGGGTCCACGTTTGATAATAAGTCTATAGGACATGGTAATGTTTTTCATTCAATGTTCTACATAGAATCACCAAAGTCAGTTTGTCAGAAAGAGAGTTCTTCATTTCCCACAAGTATTTCCTCCCAGTCCAATCCTAAAAATCAGAACTCAGAACGATCGGATGATGCCACCTATAGTACTTGTGATCAAAACGTAAATGATCAAAGCACTGTTGATTGTGCTATGCATAATTCTCCAGCTAGTGGTCAAAGTAGTGGTACTAGTTTTTACCATGATGCGGTAAATCATAACGCTAGTGGTGTATGTGAAGGCACAGGTAGCGGAAGTGATGGAAATGCCCCTTCTGTTGTAGGCAATAACAACTTTGAAAGTTCTATGAATAATGATCATTATGACGGGCTTAGAGGCACAAATTCTCATCGTACCAGCCAAAGAGAAGCAGCTCTAACAAAGTTTCGGCTAAAGCGAAAAGACAGATGTTATGAAAAAAAG GTGCGATATGAAAGCAGGAAAAGGCTGGCAGACAACCGTCCCCGGGTGAAAGGACAGTTTGTTCGCCAAGTACACAGTGAACATCCGGCAGCTGATGCCGGAGGTTACTGA